The sequence tgtttgtttatacGTAGAGATAAATGAAGCAAGGTTCGGATGCCACATCCAAAGCcgctaaaaaaaattgttataatactgtatggagattcatctccgtacagtattagaatgtatggactccgatgagccaaagtcagttattcacgaagttgcgcgagactttgttgaataacttcagtaattgattattacagtgaaaaactaCTTCAAAACTTGGAACTGAACTCTGCTTCAGTTCTGAGTGGTACCTTGGATACGAAGcagagttcggttccaaggtttttcactgtaataatcaattaccgaatttgacaaactcccctcttttgaggttgccacgagtgcttggagaggactacttgacagcctcttaccatgcgattatggtcccatgttgaatgcaccggttttgtgcagaaaagccatgagtacagccaggccaaagagacttgtactaacttttgaattcctggtctaattcgtgccattttgggatgtgtttaatgtctatgtgtattgtaaagggtgggacattgtatgtttgagtaagtgatgtctgttccattgtctctctgtgtgtattggcgattgtcctctgtcctggagacaaccgagttgcaattcgattgtctctcaggacagagggcaatgtgtattctcctgcctgtgttgattatgttaaccatggtgtctatgtgggttgtaacctttgtgttatgggttaatgtatgtttgttgtgggtgtctcccttgcatgggagcaggagataaaagcaattgtattttttcaatgtggagttttccagtaaagtatttctagcattcagcttgggctaatgtatagacttatttggcgataccggcgataccagcgataatagcgatttattgctctgtggattatttggctgtgctatttcaaggggagaagggaatactagacggtgacacggatgataccgtcacaccgaagttattcaaagaagtcgcttcgctcatctctatttatatggtcagagagcagagaaaaGAAAACCGtcagctgtacagagaaaggcgctcaacaatttttaataaagaccaattaaaaaaatgacttctagctcaaaatgagtacaatgcaataataataataataataataataataataataataataattgccccCAAAAGGTGCACATAGAATTAGAGCACAGCAAATAGACTCCCATTAAAGCAGATACCTATAGATGATATCAGCACTGAGGAGTTGTCCAGACTTTACAGAAACGAAATGGTAggacatttaaataaaaaataaaaatcaatctaGAAGTTTACGTAAATTTTAAAGTCCATGTTACAGAACAGTCAATTATGATCTTATCACAGTTCAGCTTAGATGATTGTtcaggagaacacaggagaggctgGAGACCGAGCCATGAGAAAGCTTGTCTGATGGATTTAGCACAGAATGGCATTCTGCTGTTTGTTGTGTGCTGTAAATTTTTTAATAATAcctaattagaaaaaaaatatttttagataaAAATGCAtgcaaatctataaaaaaaaaaaaatccccaaagtaTCCAtaatctttataaaggttagCCCATCAACCAAGCAAAAATTATTTATGTAGCCTAACAATTTAAAAAGTTAGGGTCATTAAACCACCACATGCCCTAAAAAAAAGTGGCTGGTCATTAAAGAAGTTTTCTCCTTTAAATTATATACTGACCTCTTTCTGTTCCCCTGTTTTCAACACGACCAGTCCAGTTCTTCTTCCGTTGTTTGTACAtaaggctgcagcagtgacaagtgtcatgtgaccgctgcagtctTAAGCAGAATATGACACAAGACTGCTGAGAATATTAATTGGCTGTGGCTGTCACATGCTATATACGTCTATATCCTTCCGTATATGGTGGGAGGAGGACCAGACTGGTGGCGGTGGTACTGAGAACAGCAGGGAAAAAATAAGTTATTatataatcatttttttattttaatgcattaggtcagtgatggctaacccccGGCacaccagctgtggtgaaactacgactcccagaattctctattcatttctatggagttctgagaacagccaagcaagtgtagatcttgggagtcgtagttttatcacagctggagtgccggaggttagccatcacagcaatCAGATAGGTGGGGATTCAACTCCCGGCCCCTGTCTTCCCCGATTAGCAGTCAGCAGTGATCACGGGTGAATCAGGCGAGTGCTGCAGACTATACCTCAGCTTGTGACGTAACATCCATCAGTCATATGGCCTTTTGCATTAGGTTGCAGTACTAAactcagccactatacaatgtaaagAGCTCTGCTTGATATACCATGAAAGGGCCGTGGTATTTGTTGATGTGCTGTGACCTCCTCAAAACAGATGATCAGCAGAGGTTGCTGGGATCCTTCAcgggtcagatattgatgacctatgctgagaatAAGTTATCAATATTTAATTCCCAGAAAACCTTTTTAAGGACTTTTCAGGTCTGGtcaataaggggttaaagagagtgTACAGAGCACCTTGGAAACTAGCACTTGGGGGACCagagtaaaaataataataataacatggTATGGTAAATTTTACTTACGAATAATTACTTAGAGTTTCACTGTAAATATGCTTTATTAGGGAATATGGAGATGATGACAGGCACCTGATTAAGATCTTTCTCTAAAAGAAACACCATAGAGCCTCTACAAAAATCTTGCTATGGTGAATTTGTAGTGACCACTTTAGTCACTTTAGTCACTAGTGGTGTAGTCACCACTTTATTTATGGCTACTTGGAACCTCTACAATCGACAAGCATTTTCAGCTAATTAATGGGGGTATAAGAGAAATCAGACCCACATCAGTCAGCGGACAGCCAAGACAACTTCATCATGAGAAGTGGTTGTCCATTTATGACAAGCCATTTAATTCTTGTAAATAATTTTATGGTATGTTCTGCTCTTTACTTATTTTTCTCtctgtttatttttttacatgtcctTAAACAGCCTGAAACCATGGTTATGTCTGTGACTTCCTGTGATGGTTATCATCAAAAACTAGACTTCCCTCAACCCAAGAAAAGCAGCATCATCTCAAGCTTTAGGAGATTCAGTGCGGTAGAACAAACAACCACAGGTGCTGTTCTCCCCGTTGCCAAACATAGGCCTAGTGTGACTATTAACACAGAGGACTTGCCTCGTTATCAACGATCTGCCAAGCTGGAGACACCTGTAAGGGAATCCGTTTCTAAGTGGCATCCAAAACATGCCCTAAGTGTTCCAAATATCCCAATGCGAAGTAAAACCCCAACCCGGAGTGTTGTCTCTGCTCCAGTTACCACAAAATCCAACAGAGCTCGATGTAAGCTCATGTACGATGACCGTCAGCTCTTCAATCTAACTAATCGACAGACACGTCAGAGATATGTCACTAAGGATGGCAAGTGTAGGGTCAACCTTGGACGCATTCACGAGAAGAAGAGGTTTTTGTCAGACATTTTCACCACTGTTGTGGATCTAAAGTATCGTTGGTTCATATTTGTATTTATGCTGTGTTATCTTGTCACCTGGGTTGGATTTGGAGTTATTTATTTTGTGGACGCCTTGATCAGAGATGACGTAAATCACGTTGGGGATCCTGAGTGGAAGCCTTGCATTGACAATGTTGACTCCTTCCTTTCGGCCTTACTCTTCTCTGTGGAAAGCCAACGGACAATTGGCTATGGCACCAGGATGGTAACTGCATATTGCCCAGAGGGTATAATTTTGCTTATGGCTCAGTCAATAATAGGTTCAGTGATTGATGCCCTCATGGTAGGCTGCATGTTCGTTAAAATTTCTCGCCCTAAAAAGAGAGCCGAGACGCTAATTTTCAGTAAGAAATGTGTggtgtcccatagagatgaaaagCTTTGCTTGATGTTCAGAATTGGAGATCTACGAGACAGCCACATGGTTGATGCCAAAATAAGAGCTAAACTCATCAAATCTCGACAGACAAAAGAAGGGGAGTTTATTCCACTGGAGCAGTCGGAAATCAACCTTGGTTATGATACTGGAGAGGACCGACTTTTCCTGGTTGAACCTCAGATAATCTGTCATTTTATCAATGATCACAGTCCATTCTGGGAGATGTCTGCAGAAGCACTGAAGCGGGAGGAGTTTGAAATTATTGTAATACTTGAAGGCATTGTTGAAGCCACAGGTAAGAAACAAGTTAAAAAGAGGTTAGAGGGGTTTTTCCCCAACTTACcacttgatgacctatctttaggataggacaactcatcaatatcagattggcaaggGTTTGACTAACTCTGACCAAACAGCTGTGTTCACTAACTGTGGAGCTGGAAACAGGCTCCCAAACTACACAGCTACGTACACTTTCCCTGCTGGGTTACTGCAACGTTTCTCCCATTCACTTAAAAAGAGCTAATAGGTGGCTGTGCTGGGGTTCAGGTTCCGATCAAtttatttgatattgatgacctatcctaaagataggccctagaaaaccactttaaatttATGTTGCGGTACAAATTTGACACTGCTGCCTCTCTAGACTGAATGCCTATTgtcgtgttgttgtttttttttattgtattaaaaATTTTTATAGGATTTTATTTACCcactttgggctaaaaatctttttttcaattagttAGTAAATATTTTCAAGTTTTTGTGATAtgcggttaaaaatcagtcttttTGCGGACTGTCCCTCCTgagtcttatctctgatctcctgaactcACAAACCCTCATTATAGCATATGATAAGAacatggcttaaatgagtgtttatgaggtcaggaaatCAGAGATAAGGCTCAGTAAGGACAATCTGCaaaatatacagtgctgcccataattattcatacccctggcaaattttgacttaaagttacttttattcaaccagcaagtaattttttgacgggaaatgacataggtgtctcccaaaagataagacaatgtacaagaggcattattgtggaaaaaaaacatttctcagcttttatttacatttgagcaaaaagtgtccagtccaaaattattcatacccttctcaataatcaatagaaaagcctttattggctataacagcaatcaaatgcttcctataattgcagaccagctttttgcatgtctccacaggtatttttgcccattcatctttagcaatgagctccaaatctttcaggttggagggtcttcttgccatcaccctgatctttagctccctccacagattctcaattggattcaagtctggactctggctaggccactccaaaacgttaatgttattgtctgctaaccatttcttcaccacttttgctgtgtgttttgggtcattttgGGTCCTGGCGTGACTTCACTACTTTCTTTACTACAACTTCacagtgtctgaggaaggctttgcatagccgaaaacgttAACACGCACTGCTGTATGTTACTTTGCTTCTaattgaaaacaaaataaaagaaaaacacagaGAATACCTTGTTTATCTGCTGTTATCTTTGAAAAAATATTacttggggtgggaaccctatataCAGCAGCAACCGACTGTTTGCGAACAAATttttgtatgttttgggtcattgtcatgctgaaatgtccactggtgcccaaggccaagtttctctacagactgcctgatgtcgttgagaatcctcatgtattactcttttttcatggtgccatttactgtgattaggttccctggtccattggctgaaaaacacccccaaagcattaggttcccaccaccatgtttgacagtggggatggtgttctttgggttgaaggcttctccttttttacgccaaatgaagga is a genomic window of Bufo bufo chromosome 1, aBufBuf1.1, whole genome shotgun sequence containing:
- the LOC120990033 gene encoding uncharacterized protein LOC120990033 gives rise to the protein MVSCVIQIPDLVGREWTWKLNHTILDTQAHTETITKKLQTYFELNVNSVTSPAISWEAHKAVIRGEFIALGSYIKKERAKRITELLTRISQLERIHKKSLAERELEQLVSLRQELKSVLNVKVAKAYMRVKHKHYIHGNRGGKVMTALIKKRTEQSYIKQMMTQDGSLSTDAKVVSQVFTTYYHDLYNIQKNDTEEVQNDRREKTTAYLQSLSLPVLSDAGREALVAPVTLDEVKKVLKSTPTDFPQPKKSSIISSFRRFSAVEQTTTGAVLPVAKHRPSVTINTEDLPRYQRSAKLETPVRESVSKWHPKHALSVPNIPMRSKTPTRSVVSAPVTTKSNRARCKLMYDDRQLFNLTNRQTRQRYVTKDGKCRVNLGRIHEKKRFLSDIFTTVVDLKYRWFIFVFMLCYLVTWVGFGVIYFVDALIRDDVNHVGDPEWKPCIDNVDSFLSALLFSVESQRTIGYGTRMVTAYCPEGIILLMAQSIIGSVIDALMVGCMFVKISRPKKRAETLIFSKKCVVSHRDEKLCLMFRIGDLRDSHMVDAKIRAKLIKSRQTKEGEFIPLEQSEINLGYDTGEDRLFLVEPQIICHFINDHSPFWEMSAEALKREEFEIIVILEGIVEATGMTCQAKTSYTEDEILWGHRFEPCMTLEKGAFRVDYSHFDKTFDVQTPWASAKEMHELKENEQNDRSTLSLCWDNMFQTGIPEDPNMESADGSQENHNRMDFPSIAEGSRECDSNDLHV